The genomic segment GCCCTCGAGTCCGGCGCGCTCGATCCCGTGGATCGACAGGCTGTACATGAAGTGTTTCCGCTCGGCTTCCGGGATGGAGGACTTCGCGTCGGTCACTTTGATCGCATACAGGTCCTTGTGATCTCTGGCCATCGTTTCCGAGGGGATCCCGGCGGAACGGAAGGCGCCGTCGTAGACGTCCGAGACGTTGACCAGCGAGATGTAGCGGGGGAACCGCTCCTCGAGGAAGCGAACCCCGGCGAGCGCGTCCTCCCACTGGATGAACTGGACCGCGCAGATGTTGCCTTTCGCCCACGGGCTCGCGAGCGGCAATCCCTTGAGGCAGCCATGAGGGTCGGGGAAAACGCGCCCGTAGAGCTCGTAGCGGGCCTCGTCGGGGGCGGTCGGGAAGCCTCCAGCAGGCCGGAAGGGCAGCCATCCGATGGCCGCGATAAGCGGGATGACCAGCGCAAACAGCAGAGAACGACGCGCCTTCAACGTAACCTCCTCGCGCCCTCGATCCCGGGCGAGCTGCCATCCCCCCAAGCTGAGATTCTGTGCGAAGGGCCTCGGGTCCTCCAAGCGCCTCAACCCAGCAACACGCCGTCAACGAGTCCCACCCCGACGCCTCCCGAGGCGGCCGCCGCTACCTTCGGACTATGTCGACCAGCACCTCCCGATCTTCGCGACTACAAGCGTGCTCCCGGATCGCAGCGTCGCAGCACGGCGTCATCGAGCTGCATGAGGCCTTAGGAGCGGGCCTTTCTCGGTCCGCCATCACGCGGCTCTTAGCATCCGAACAATGGGGACGGGCGTATCCGCGTGTCTATCGGATCTGGACACCCACAACGCCGGACGGACGCTGGCGCCAGCGTCTCGCCGCGACAGCGTTGTGGCTCGGGCAGGAGTGCGCTGCATCGCATCGAGCAGCGGCTGTGCTCCGAGAGCTTGATGGCGTTCGCGGCCGGCCCGTCGAGTTCATCACCACATCGAGACACCGGCGGTCGACGTTCGGCGTCGTGATCCACCGTGTGCGCACGATCGCCAAGTCGGAGGTTGAGCTTTGCGATGGCATCCCGACCACAACCGTGGCACGCACGATCGTTGACCTGGCGTCGGCCCTTGCCCGAACCGATCTGGAGATGGCGTTGGAGTCGGCGATACGGCGACGTATGACCACGAAGTCCGAGCTCGAAACAGCGCTTTCAGGCGTCGGGCCGACTCACCCAGGGCGAGCCATCTTGCGTTCACTGCTCCTCGAGCTGGCGGGAACACACACCGAGAGTTCCCTCGAGACCCTGACCTGGCGAGCGTTGCTCACAGGGCACCTTCCAGCGCCGGTTCGCCAGTACGTCGTTCGTGATGATGACGGAAACTTCATCGCTCGGCTCGATTTCGCGTACCCGGAGATCAAGCTCGCCATCGAGGCGGACGGCTATCGCTTCCACTCGAGCCGCCAAAGTTGGCGATGGGACAGGATGCGAG from the Actinomycetota bacterium genome contains:
- a CDS encoding DUF559 domain-containing protein; this translates as MLRELDGVRGRPVEFITTSRHRRSTFGVVIHRVRTIAKSEVELCDGIPTTTVARTIVDLASALARTDLEMALESAIRRRMTTKSELETALSGVGPTHPGRAILRSLLLELAGTHTESSLETLTWRALLTGHLPAPVRQYVVRDDDGNFIARLDFAYPEIKLAIEADGYRFHSSRQSWRWDRMRDNELLRMGWTVYRATWEDVRNPRALCRRVADLISRLSVKA